A region of Buchnera aphidicola (Nurudea yanoniella) DNA encodes the following proteins:
- the glnS gene encoding glutamine--tRNA ligase: protein MKKEAYNFIQKIIYNDLINKKIKKVKTRFPPEPNGYLHIGHAKSIFLNFYLSKKFKGTFNLRFDDTNPKKENAHFIKNIIKDVEWLESEWKKNIFYASSYFEKMYKFAKELITKGLAYVDQLNKEEIRKYRGTLTTPGVNSPYRAQTVKENLLLFKKMKNGNFTEGSACLRAKIDMQSPIIIMRDPVLYRVISSEHHQTKKKWCIYPTYDFAHCISDSLEKITHSLCTLEFQDNRKLYDWILNNISIHHHSHQYEFSRLKLEYSVLSKRKLNTLVSNNIVNGWDDPRMPTISGLKKRGYTPYSIKNFCKKIGITKQENMIELSFLESCIRKDLDSHACRYMAVINPIKLRICNFPKHHKEILTIPNHPKIKIMGSHKSIFSNEIYIDRTDFCENNTILNKKLAIGREIRLRYAYTINAQRIIKDNNANIIEIVCTYDKNTLGNNPINKKISGVIHWISSNNALSAQFNLYDKLFLIKDPESHKNFLKYINKNSLIKKNGFIEAGILKNISKKQYQFEREGYFCIDKKYFSTNKLIFNRIVSLKDKTKKKII, encoded by the coding sequence ATGAAAAAAGAAGCATACAATTTTATTCAAAAAATAATTTATAATGATTTAATAAATAAAAAAATTAAAAAAGTAAAAACAAGATTTCCTCCTGAACCAAACGGTTATTTACACATAGGACATGCAAAATCAATTTTTTTAAATTTTTATTTATCTAAAAAATTTAAAGGAACATTTAATCTACGATTCGATGATACAAATCCTAAAAAAGAAAATGCTCATTTCATTAAAAATATCATAAAAGATGTGGAATGGTTAGAAAGTGAATGGAAAAAAAATATTTTTTATGCTTCTTCTTATTTTGAAAAAATGTATAAATTTGCAAAAGAACTTATTACGAAAGGATTAGCTTATGTAGATCAATTAAACAAAGAAGAAATACGCAAATATAGAGGAACATTAACTACTCCCGGAGTTAATAGTCCATATCGAGCACAAACAGTTAAAGAAAATCTATTATTATTTAAAAAAATGAAAAATGGAAATTTCACAGAAGGATCAGCATGTTTAAGAGCTAAAATCGATATGCAATCTCCTATAATTATAATGCGAGATCCTGTTTTATATCGCGTTATTTCTTCTGAACATCATCAAACCAAGAAAAAATGGTGTATATATCCTACATACGATTTCGCACACTGTATTTCTGATTCATTAGAAAAAATTACACATTCTTTATGTACATTAGAATTTCAAGACAATCGTAAATTATATGACTGGATTCTGAACAATATTAGTATTCATCATCATTCACATCAATATGAATTTTCTCGATTAAAATTAGAATACTCTGTTCTATCAAAAAGAAAACTTAACACTTTAGTATCTAATAATATTGTAAATGGATGGGATGATCCTAGAATGCCTACGATTTCTGGATTAAAAAAACGAGGATATACTCCTTATTCTATAAAAAACTTTTGTAAAAAAATTGGAATTACGAAACAAGAAAATATGATAGAACTATCTTTTTTAGAATCTTGCATTAGAAAAGATTTAGATTCTCATGCTTGCCGCTATATGGCTGTTATTAATCCAATAAAATTACGTATTTGTAATTTTCCAAAACATCATAAAGAAATACTCACAATTCCAAACCATCCAAAAATAAAAATAATGGGCTCCCATAAATCTATTTTTAGTAATGAAATATACATAGATCGTACAGATTTTTGCGAAAATAATACTATATTAAATAAAAAATTAGCCATAGGAAGAGAAATTAGATTGCGATATGCATATACTATTAATGCACAAAGAATCATAAAAGATAATAATGCAAATATAATAGAAATCGTATGTACATATGATAAAAACACATTAGGAAATAATCCTATTAATAAAAAAATATCAGGAGTCATTCATTGGATTTCTTCTAATAATGCATTATCAGCGCAATTTAATTTATACGATAAATTATTTTTAATAAAAGATCCTGAATCACATAAAAATTTCTTAAAATATATTAATAAAAATTCTTTAATTAAAAAAAACGGTTTTATAGAAGCTGGAATATTAAAAAACATTTCAAAAAAACAATATCAATTTGAAAGAGAAGGATATTTTTGCATTGATAAAAAATATTTTTCTACAAATAAATTAATATTTAACAGAATAGTCTCCTTAAAAGATAAAACCAAAAAAAAAATTATATAG
- a CDS encoding 5-formyltetrahydrofolate cyclo-ligase, whose translation MHSKNFFINRNIQRIYFRKLRKLLTLEEKYLYSIKISRMIFDSKVLSFCKNIAVFLSFDGEIETSVLISKLWQKKYNVFVPVIHSFRKKILLFSEYLYSTNLVLNKFNILEPIVFDKNSCFSCYEMDIIICPLVAFDKFGYRLGMGGGFYDKILYNWKNKNFFPIGLAYDFQLINRLSPAPWETPLPVIFTPSKLWKQYN comes from the coding sequence TTGCATTCTAAAAATTTTTTTATAAACCGTAATATTCAAAGAATATATTTTAGAAAGTTAAGAAAATTACTTACATTAGAAGAAAAGTATCTGTATTCTATAAAAATTTCCCGTATGATATTTGATTCAAAAGTTCTTAGTTTTTGTAAAAATATTGCAGTTTTTTTATCTTTTGATGGAGAAATTGAAACTAGTGTATTAATATCAAAGTTGTGGCAGAAAAAGTATAATGTTTTTGTTCCTGTTATTCATTCATTTCGTAAAAAAATATTGTTATTTTCTGAATATCTTTATAGTACTAATCTTGTATTAAATAAATTTAATATTCTTGAACCTATAGTATTTGATAAAAATTCTTGTTTTTCTTGTTATGAAATGGATATAATTATTTGTCCATTGGTAGCTTTTGACAAATTTGGATACCGTTTAGGAATGGGAGGAGGATTTTATGATAAAATTTTATATAATTGGAAAAATAAAAATTTTTTTCCCATTGGATTAGCTTATGATTTTCAATTAATAAATAGACTTTCTCCAGCTCCTTGGGAAACCCCCCTTCCAGTGATTTTTACTCCTAGTAAGTTATGGAAGCAATATAATTAA
- a CDS encoding endonuclease, which yields MKILFIFVIILFSLSCKKHKIHDRNYKNFYHAKLEAQKINFYAPSSFYCGCKISWIKKRGTPQLKSCGYKIRKNAIRAHRIEWEHVVPAWKFGHLQACWKKGGRKNCSNNENYEKIETDLHNLQPVIGEINADRSNFEYGQLKNETKYQYGYCSMKIDFKNKIAEPPNASKGAIARTYFYMNEKYQLNISKKQMKLFYEWDKKYPVSSWECKRDNLISNVQGNHNPYVYHNCANIKKQH from the coding sequence ATGAAAATACTATTTATTTTTGTAATTATATTATTTTCATTATCTTGTAAAAAACATAAAATACACGATAGAAATTATAAAAATTTTTATCATGCTAAATTAGAAGCCCAGAAAATTAATTTTTATGCACCTAGTTCTTTTTATTGCGGATGTAAAATATCATGGATAAAGAAAAGAGGCACACCTCAACTTAAATCATGCGGTTATAAAATTCGAAAAAATGCAATAAGAGCTCATAGAATAGAATGGGAACATGTTGTACCCGCATGGAAATTTGGACATTTACAAGCATGTTGGAAAAAGGGTGGAAGGAAAAATTGTTCTAATAACGAAAATTACGAAAAAATAGAAACAGACCTTCACAATTTACAACCTGTAATAGGTGAGATTAACGCTGATCGAAGCAATTTTGAATACGGACAATTAAAAAATGAAACAAAATATCAATATGGCTATTGCTCAATGAAAATTGACTTTAAAAACAAAATAGCTGAACCTCCAAATGCGTCTAAAGGAGCTATTGCGAGAACTTATTTTTACATGAATGAAAAATATCAATTGAATATTTCAAAAAAACAAATGAAATTATTTTATGAATGGGACAAAAAATACCCAGTTAGCTCCTGGGAATGCAAAAGAGACAATTTAATATCTAATGTTCAAGGCAATCATAATCCATATGTTTATCATAATTGTGCAAACATTAAAAAACAACATTGA
- the rpiA gene encoding ribose-5-phosphate isomerase RpiA → MNLNELKKSVALAAIDYIFPGSIIGIGTGSTISYFIKALSSFKNLIGGVVSSSSLSTSFLKKYGIPVCNLNDIKSLNYYFDSADEINLNLQMIKGGGAALTREKIIASAAKTFICIADETKLVKVLGKFPLPIEIIPMSAYYICRKLKRLGGTPKIRKNVVTDNGNIIIDVYNFEIFDPVIMEKKINCFPGVVSVGLFAIRTADIALISTQSEIKVIKKKINAFL, encoded by the coding sequence ATGAATTTGAATGAATTAAAAAAATCTGTGGCATTAGCTGCTATTGATTATATTTTTCCTGGATCAATTATTGGAATTGGTACAGGATCTACTATATCATATTTTATAAAAGCTTTAAGTTCATTCAAAAATTTAATTGGTGGCGTAGTATCGAGTTCTAGTCTTTCTACCTCTTTTTTAAAAAAATACGGAATTCCTGTATGTAATTTAAATGATATAAAATCGTTAAATTATTATTTTGATAGTGCAGATGAAATCAATTTAAATTTGCAAATGATTAAAGGAGGGGGTGCAGCATTAACAAGAGAAAAAATCATTGCTTCTGCAGCTAAAACATTCATTTGTATTGCTGACGAAACGAAATTAGTTAAAGTCTTAGGAAAGTTTCCATTACCAATAGAAATTATTCCAATGTCTGCTTATTATATATGTAGAAAGTTAAAAAGACTAGGAGGTACACCTAAGATTAGGAAAAATGTTGTTACAGATAACGGAAACATAATCATCGATGTATATAATTTTGAAATATTTGATCCTGTTATCATGGAAAAAAAAATTAACTGTTTTCCTGGTGTAGTAAGTGTAGGATTGTTTGCAATACGAACTGCTGATATTGCTTTAATCAGTACACAATCAGAAATAAAGGTTATAAAAAAAAAAATTAATGCTTTTTTGTAA
- the gshA gene encoding glutamate--cysteine ligase, which translates to MIPKILHKIEWLKSIPNLSQNILRGIERETLRINLNGEISKKDHPYNLGSALTNKWITTDFSESLLELITPPVKNLNCLLSILHDIHKFVSKNIKTEYLWPFSIPPCTNLNNSINLAKYGTSQLGNMKTLYRIGLKNRYSALMNIISGVHYNFSLPITFWKIWKKNNKIYEKNFISVGYLNLIRNFYKFGWIIPYLFGASPAIEPHFIKNKKTDLKFKKKNGILYLPWSTSLRLSQLGHTNESIKNLKLTFNSLNSYISSLKYGLKTPSKKFKKLGLTDLDGKRKQINTNILQIENELYTHIRPKTALNYKSSILNNLIKEGIQYVEVRSLDINPFSCIGINKTQILLLDLFLIWCVISHSPKMTNKELQHYTKNWEIVSLEGRKPKQTVYTTTYGQKKTLESVGKYLIEDFFHIAEILDYQLKKNIYKKSCQKIFKYFDNVNLTYSKKILKRYMNKNIIDIGIQLAIKNKNKVMKKPFSKFQEKDFIKEVLRSHCMQKKMENKEE; encoded by the coding sequence GGGTCCGCCTTAACTAATAAATGGATTACAACTGATTTTTCTGAATCATTATTAGAACTTATAACTCCTCCTGTGAAAAACTTAAATTGTTTACTTTCTATTTTACATGATATTCATAAATTTGTTAGTAAAAACATAAAAACTGAATATTTATGGCCATTTAGTATTCCACCATGTACAAATTTAAATAATTCTATAAATTTAGCAAAATATGGAACATCTCAACTTGGAAACATGAAAACACTTTATAGAATAGGTCTAAAAAATAGATATAGTGCATTAATGAATATTATATCTGGAGTACATTATAATTTTTCACTACCTATAACATTTTGGAAAATATGGAAAAAAAATAATAAAATTTATGAAAAAAATTTTATATCTGTCGGATATTTAAACTTAATTAGAAATTTTTATAAATTTGGATGGATTATACCTTATTTATTTGGAGCATCTCCAGCTATTGAACCACACTTTATTAAAAACAAAAAAACCGATTTAAAATTTAAAAAAAAAAATGGAATATTATATTTACCATGGTCTACATCTTTACGGTTAAGCCAATTAGGCCATACTAACGAATCAATAAAAAATTTAAAATTAACATTTAACTCCTTAAACAGCTATATATCCTCGCTGAAATATGGATTAAAAACACCATCTAAAAAATTTAAAAAATTAGGATTAACCGATCTAGATGGAAAACGAAAACAAATCAATACGAATATACTACAAATAGAAAATGAATTATATACTCACATCCGTCCTAAAACAGCATTAAACTATAAAAGTTCTATTTTAAATAACTTGATAAAAGAAGGTATTCAATACGTAGAAGTACGATCATTAGACATTAACCCCTTTTCATGTATTGGTATTAACAAAACACAAATATTATTATTAGATCTATTTTTAATTTGGTGTGTCATATCACATTCTCCTAAAATGACAAATAAAGAACTACAACATTATACTAAAAACTGGGAAATTGTTAGTCTCGAAGGAAGAAAACCTAAACAAACCGTATACACAACTACATACGGCCAAAAAAAAACATTAGAGTCTGTAGGAAAATATTTAATAGAAGACTTTTTTCATATAGCAGAAATTTTAGACTATCAGTTAAAAAAAAATATATACAAAAAATCATGTCAAAAAATATTTAAATATTTTGATAATGTAAATTTAACATATTCTAAAAAAATCTTGAAAAGATACATGAACAAAAACATTATAGACATTGGAATACAATTAGCTATAAAAAACAAAAATAAAGTTATGAAAAAACCATTTTCAAAATTTCAAGAAAAAGATTTTATCAAGGAAGTATTACGTTCACATTGTATGCAAAAAAAAATGGAAAATAAAGAAGAATAA